A genomic window from Tolypothrix sp. PCC 7910 includes:
- a CDS encoding geranylgeranyl reductase family protein, whose protein sequence is MFFCQQSEELKFSLMYDCIIVGAGPSGGTAAYHLAKRGHSVLVLEKESLPRYKPCGGGVSPVIAQWFDFDFSPAISVKVDSYRFTWNLEDSVEAKIGIKAPIWMVRREVFDHFIVEQAQKQGADLQDKTEVTGIEFKGDSWQVNTANGPVIGRYLIAADGAKGPMAKWLGFKDRKRHLGGALEAEVPADVENTSVAHFEFGMVKNGYIWNFPKADGYSIGVGTFMGGVPQNFKKILDDYSQSFNVDVKICKQHGHPICLWNGNQKLHTQNAILAGEAACVVDPMTAEGIRPSIFSGLLAANAINEALTGDINALEQYTNAMNEQWGTEMAWAQKLANAFYRFPKIAYNVCVKRPSTVQTMGRIFNGELRYGDVASRALKRLIPGFGG, encoded by the coding sequence ATATTTTTTTGCCAACAAAGTGAGGAGCTAAAATTTAGCCTTATGTACGATTGTATCATCGTTGGAGCCGGGCCATCTGGTGGAACCGCCGCATACCATTTGGCCAAGCGGGGTCACTCAGTATTAGTTTTAGAAAAAGAATCCCTGCCAAGATACAAACCCTGTGGAGGCGGAGTATCACCAGTCATTGCCCAATGGTTTGACTTTGATTTTAGCCCAGCGATTTCGGTGAAGGTTGACTCTTACCGCTTCACCTGGAACTTGGAAGATTCTGTAGAGGCAAAAATTGGAATTAAAGCACCGATTTGGATGGTGCGGCGAGAGGTTTTTGACCATTTTATAGTTGAGCAAGCCCAGAAGCAAGGGGCAGACCTACAAGACAAGACAGAGGTCACTGGAATTGAGTTTAAAGGAGATTCTTGGCAAGTCAACACAGCTAACGGCCCAGTTATAGGTCGTTATTTAATTGCGGCTGATGGTGCTAAAGGGCCGATGGCAAAATGGCTAGGTTTTAAAGACCGCAAACGCCACTTAGGAGGTGCTTTAGAGGCAGAAGTTCCCGCCGATGTCGAGAATACATCTGTAGCCCATTTTGAGTTTGGTATGGTCAAAAACGGCTATATTTGGAATTTCCCCAAGGCTGATGGTTATTCCATTGGCGTTGGTACTTTTATGGGTGGCGTACCCCAAAATTTCAAGAAAATTTTGGATGATTACTCTCAATCTTTTAATGTAGATGTGAAAATCTGCAAGCAACATGGTCATCCTATTTGCTTGTGGAATGGTAATCAAAAGCTACATACTCAAAATGCAATTTTGGCTGGGGAAGCAGCGTGTGTAGTTGACCCCATGACTGCAGAAGGTATCCGCCCTTCAATTTTTAGTGGATTGCTAGCAGCTAATGCTATTAATGAGGCACTGACAGGTGATATCAACGCTTTAGAACAATATACCAATGCCATGAACGAACAATGGGGTACAGAGATGGCATGGGCACAAAAATTAGCTAACGCATTTTATCGCTTTCCTAAAATTGCCTACAACGTTTGTGTCAAGCGTCCTTCTACTGTCCAGACTATGGGTAGAATTTTCAATGGTGAATTACGCTATGGTGATGTTGCTAGTCGGGCTTTGAAGCGGTTGATTCCTGGGTTTGGGGGGTAA